A window of Calliopsis andreniformis isolate RMS-2024a chromosome 3, iyCalAndr_principal, whole genome shotgun sequence contains these coding sequences:
- the Pold1 gene encoding DNA polymerase delta 1, catalytic subunit — translation MSKKKPFATHSVAKKAKYGDDDDDDYGGTFEAELATMDDMEDAFGDVSQFVEEGPEQENTSAKWSRPPPPTLNPKTDPLIFQQIEIDHYTGAPLPGMPGSKIPPVAIMRMYGVTEGGNSVCCHVHGFCSYLYVAAPHNFTEHHCRPFRDALDKAILKDMRSNPDNIQEAVLAVERVYKRNMYGYGGTMKSLFLKITVALPKLIAPCKRLLEKEIILAEFNNHRYSAFESNIDFDIRFMVDTSVVGCSWIELPPKSWKLRGYQGHDLPLTTRCQLEVDVAWDAFIAHAPEGEWLKVAPFRILSFDIECAGRKGIFPEPNHDPVIQIANMVIRQGDSEPFLRNIFTLDTCAPIIGSQVLQFAKESELLEKWADFVRQLDPDIFTGYNINNFDFPYLINRAQHLRVKNFNFLGRIKNIKSVIKTQVLQSKQMGKRENKSINFEGRVPFDLLLVLVRDYKLRSYTLNAVSYHFLQEQKEDVHHSIITDLQNGNAQTRRRLAVYCLKDAYLPLRLLDKLMCIIIYMEMARVTGVSIFSLLTRGQQIKVVSQLLRKTREKDYLMPVHQGQGSEDQFEGATVIEPKRGYYDDPIATLDFSSLYPSIIMAHNLCYTTLLNHEKQAKYKVNDDDITRTPSNSMFVKANVTKGLLPEILENLLTARKTAKAELKKETDPLKQKVLDGRQYALKVSANSVYGFTGAQMGKLPCLEISASVTAYGRTMIERTKHEVEEHYCVKNGYKNDAVVIYGDTDSVMVKFGVKTIEEAMELGREAAEYVSSKFLKPIKLEFEKVYFPYLLINKKRYAGLYFTRPDKYDKMDCKGLETVRRDNCPLVANMMNTCLQKLLIDRNPTDALNYAKQIISDLLCNRIDISQLVVTKELTKTDYAAKQAHVELAAKMKKRDAGTAPKLGDRVPYVFTMAAKGTPAYQKAEDPIYVLENNIPIDTNYYLENQLSKPLVRIFEPILGDKAESYLLKGDHTRTKSVATSRVGALSAFTRKKETCLGCKAVLTPDREKMALCKYCEPKEAEFFQAELYHGRKLEEKFCRLWTECQRCQGSLHQEVLCTSRDCPIFYMRKKVQMELDTQMKRVERFGIPEW, via the exons ATGAGTAAGAAAAAACCATTTGCCACCCATTCTGTTGCGAAGAAGGCGAAATATGG GgacgatgacgatgatgatTATGGTGGCACATTTGAAGCCGAGCTGGCTACAATGGATGATATGGAAGATGCTTTTGGAGACGTATCACAATTTGTTGAAGAG GGTCCTGAACAAGAAAACACATCTGCAAAATGGAGTAGACCTCCCCCACCAACCTTAAATCCAAAAACTGATCCACTGATTTTTCAACAAATAGAGATTGATCATTACACAG GTGCACCATTACCTGGAATGCCAGGCAGCAAAATACCTCCTGTAGCAATCATGAGAATGTATGGTGTTACTGAAGGAGGAAATTCTGTTTGCTGTCATGTTCATGGATTTTGTTCATATTTATATGTCGCAGCACCACATAACTTTACAGAACATCATTGCAGACCATTTAGG GATGCTTTAGATAAAGCTATATTGAAAGACATGAGATCAAATCCAGATAACATTCAGGAAGCTGTGTTAGCTGTCGAACGAGTGTACAAGCGAAATATGTATGGATATGGGGGAACTATGAAATCATTGTTTCTAAAAATTACCGTGGCACTGCCGAAATTAATAGCACCATGTAAGAGATTACTCGAGAAGGAAATCATATTAGCTGAATTCAATAATCACAGATACAGTGCTTTTGAAAGCAATATTGATTTTGATATTAG ATTCATGGTCGATACATCAGTTGTTGGATGTTCTTGGATAGAATTGCCACCAAAAAGTTGGAAATTACGTGGATATCAGGGACATGATTTACCATTAACTACGAGATGCCAATTGGAAGTAGATGTTGCATGGGATGCTTTCATTGCTCATGCACCAGAAGGAGAATGGTTAAAAGTTGCACCTTTTAGAATACTTAGTTTTGATATTGAATGCGCTGGAAGAAAAG GTATTTTTCCTGAACCAAATCAcgatcctgttatacaaattgCAAATATGGTGATTAGACAAGGAGACTCAGAACCATTTTTACGAAATATTTTCACGCTCGACACTTGTGCACCTATCATTGGTAGTCAAGTTTTACAGTTCGCAAAAGAGAGCGAACTATTAGAG AAATGGGCAGACTTCGTGAGACAATTAGATCCTGATATTTTTACAGGATATAACATAAACAATTTCGATTTCCCATATCTAATTAATCGCGCTCAACATCTTAGGGTAAAGAACTTCAATTTCCTCGGtcgaataaagaatataaagtcTGTGATCAAAACTCAAGTACTTCAAAGCAAACAAATGGGCAAACGAGAAAATAAATCTATTAATTTCGAAGGAAGGGTTCCATTCGACTTATTGTTG GTATTAGTTAGAGATTACAAATTAAGGTCCTATACTTTAAACGCCGTGTCTTATCACTTCCTACAAGAGCAGAAGGAGGATGTTCACCACAGTATAATTACGGATTTACAGAATGGTAACGCACAGACACGTCGAAGACTTGCTGTGTATTGCTTGAAAGATGCATATTTACCTCTCAGATTACTAGACAAATTAATGTGTATAATCATTTATATGGAAATGGCTAGAGTTACTGGTGTTTCCATCTTCAGTTTACTAACCCGAGGCCAGCAAATAAAGGTCGTTTCTCAACTTCTGAGAAAG ACTCGAGAAAAAGACTACTTGATGCCGGTACACCAAGGCCAAGGTAGTGAAGACCAATTTGAGGGTGCAACAGTCATAGAACCAAAACGTGGATACTATGATGATCCTATTGCAACTTTGGATTTCAGTTCTCTATATCCCAGTATTATTATGGCACATAATTTGTGCTATACAACGTTACTAAACCATGAAAAGCAAGCTAAGTACAAAGTCAATGATGATGATATAACACGAACTCCCAGTAACTCAATGTTCGTTAAAGCTAATGTTACAAAAGGTCTACTCCCTGAGATTTTGGAGAATCTTTTAACAGCTAGAAAGACAGCAAAGGCTGAACTGAAAAAAGAGACTGATCCATTGAAGCAAAAGGTTTTGGATGGTAGACAATACGCTTTAAAAGTATCAGCCAATTCTGTGTATGGTTTTACTGGAGCACAAATGGGGAAATTACCATGTCTCGAAATATCCGCT agTGTGACTGCATATGGGCGTACTATGATAGAACGAACGAAACATGAAGTAGAAGAGCATTATTGTGTTAAAAACGGATATAAAAATGATGCTGTAGTTATATATGGAGATACTGACTCTGTGATGGTTAAATTTGGTGTTAAGACTATTGAGGAAGCTATGGAGCTTGGGAGAGAAGCTGCCGAATACGTGTCTTcgaaattcctcaaacctataaAACTGGAATTCGAAAAAGTATACTTTCCATATTTGTTAATTAACAAAAAACGATACGCTGGTCTGTATTTCACGCGTCCCGATAAATACGACAAAATGGATTGTAAAGGTCTTGAAACGGTACGAAGGGATAACTGCCCTTTGGTGGCAAACATGATGAACACCTGTTTGCAGAAGTTACTCATTGATAG GAACCCCACTGATGCTCTGAATTATGCAAAACAAATTATAAGTGACCTTTTATGTAATCGTATTGATATTTCTCAACTAGTTGTTACGAAAGAATTAACTAAGACTGATTACGCGGCCAAGCAAGCACACGTTGAATTGGCTGCAAAAATGAAAAAACGAGATGCAGGAACCGCGCCAAAACTTGGCGATAGAGTTCCATATGTTTTTACAATGGCAGCGAAGGGAACACCAGCTTATCAAAAAGCGGAAGACCCAATTTACGTGTTGGAAAACAATATTCCCATAGACACAAATTACTATCTGGAAAATCAACTATCTAAACCTTTAGTACGTATTTTCGAGCCCATTCTTGGCGACAAAGCAGAGTCCTACCTATTAAAAGGAGATCATACGCGTACGAAATCTGTAGCAACCTCTAGAGTCGGTGCTCTTTCGGCTTTTACACGTAAAAAAGAGACATGCTTAGGTTGCAAAGCTGTTTTAACACCAGATAGAGAGAAAATGGCTCTTTGTAAATATTGTGAACCAAAGGAAGCGGAATTCTTTCAGGCGGAATTGTATCACGGTAGAAAGTTAGAGGAGAAATTCTGTAGATTATGGACAGAGTGTCAGAGATGTCAGGGAAGTCTTCATCAAGAAGTGCTGTGCACAAG TCGCGATTGTCCAATATTTTATATGCGAAAGAAGGTTCAAATGGAATTGGATACGCAAATGAAACGAGTTGAAAGATTTGGAATACCGGAGTGGTAA
- the Arl1 gene encoding ADP ribosylation factor-like 1 translates to MGGLLSYFRNLLGSREMRILILGLDGAGKTTILYRLQVGEVVTTIPTIGFNVEQVTYKNLKFQVWDLGGQTSIRPYWRCYYSNTDAIIYVVDSADKDRIGISKDELICMLREDELQGAILVVLANKQDMAGCLSVAEVHQALGLDALKNRTFQIFKTSATKGEGLDQAMDWLSNALQSRK, encoded by the exons ATGG GAGGATTACTCAGTTACTTTCGTAATTTGCTTGGGAGTCGGGAAATGAGAATTTTAATTCTTGGCTTGGACGGAGCCGGGAAAACCACGATTTTGTACAG GTTGCAGGTAGGCGAGGTGGTTACAACAATACCAACTATAGGATTTAATGTAGAACAAGTTACATATaagaatttaaaatttcaagtatGGGATCTCGGTGGACAAACTAGTATACG ACCTTATTGGAGGTGTTATTATTCGAATACAGATGCAATAATTTACGTCGTGGATTCAGCAGATAAAGATAGGATAGGCATATCAAAAGATGAACTAATTTGCATGTTGAGA GAGGACGAGTTGCAAGGTGCCATTCTAGTTGTCTTGGCAAATAAACAGGACATGGCAGGGTGTTTAAGTGTTGCAGAGGTGCATCAGGCACTTGGGTTAGATGCTCTTAAAAATAGAacatttcaaatcttcaaaacaTCTGCAACAAAAGGTGAAGGCCTTGATCAAGCAATGGACTGGTTGTCGAATGCATTGCAAAGTAGAAAATGA